The Fusarium keratoplasticum isolate Fu6.1 chromosome 4, whole genome shotgun sequence genome contains the following window.
TGTCTGGTCGAGCAGGTTCCCGACGGCAATATCGCCGCTCgtggcgaggatggcgtGGTCAGTGAGGCCGGACGAGTAGACGAGTTGTGTATGACCTCCAGAGACGAGGAGAGATAGAAAAGGAAACTCGGGTCCGGATCTGGTTCCCTCCTCTGTCTGCTTCTCTCCCATACTCATGCCCAACGCTCTCGCCAGGCGAGGTGTCAAGGCGTGAGCCTGCATGTGGTGAACTCCCACCAGCGGCACACCCCAAGCAACGGCAAGTCCCTTTGCCATATCCAGCCCAATCCCCAAGTTGGAGCGCATCCCAGGCCCGCGCGTCACCGAGACAAAGTCCGGGATCTGCTTGCGAGCGCCGCCGGGCGCAGTGCAATACCTTCCATCACCGACATCGTCAGGCAGAGCGTCGAGGGCACGGCGGACGAGGGGTGCCAGCGCAGAGCTGTGGCCCTTTACGGCGACCAGGGGGTGTATTCCCTTGAAGGCGCGGTTGTCGGACGATATGCGCTCGTTGAAGAGGAGCTCCGTCGATTTGGGCGTGTGCCGGAGGATGGCGACTCCAGTGTCGTCGCAGGACGTCTCGATGGCGAGCGTCACAAGGGAGCGGCTACGGCGCTGGGTGGCGGCGACGATGGGGAGGCGCCGGCGGCTGCATTGTAGGAGGGAGTGCATCGACGGAGCACGAGCGGGATGGCGGATGGTGGGTTTCGGTTGAAGCTTTTGAAAGCGACGCCGGTCGGCAATTTTTAGTTTACGGCAGATGGCGGAACCGGACGGCCCCACTCTCCGGTGTGGGGGCCGGAGCATTCAAGAACTTCACTGCCTACAGCTTGAAATCACAGTGTATGAATTCAATCTAGATGTTTTATAGACTAATCAAGCATCCTAGAAGCTCCGTTTTACCCAGACTCCCCGTCCAATGCATCCGCTACATGCTCCCATTAATCAGATTAAGTACTGTGCTGTATTTTTCACACCCAGTTTACCCATTGGCATTTGCATCCTCCGGTCCCGCCGTCGAATCCGCCAAACTTCTCGTCTCCGTCTGATCGCTTGTTGATCCATGTTCCACCGTACGCAATGTTGTTGGCCAGCAACTTGGGATTGTCCTCATCTACCTGCTGCCGGTTGTTAATCGGCCACGCCCACACAAACTTCTTCCCCCGATCCCCGCCGTGGGTATCCATAGTCACCGTCACCGGGTACGGCATTGTGCCTGGCCggatgagctccttggaACCATCGATGCTACCCATGCCTTTAGGCTCGAGTAGCGACGATGTGTTGCTTGCGAGCTTGCGTGTCCAGATTTGAACCAGCAGCCGTGTCTCGCTCCAAGTAGTAAGGAAATCGGCCTCAGTTTCCCCGCagccgccatcctcatccaatGGAATGTCACCCTCATCAGTTTTGTTGAGAACCGTTACCGATTTCAGGTAGATGGTTCGCTTGAAGTACGTGTAGAACCCGTAGTGCTCCGTGGGGAGACCACGGTCGTAGAGCCGCACCGGTTGCTGCACAGGCTTTGGCAGCAACACAGCTGGCTTGGGTTTGCCGTCTTCATCTAGCTCAGGCGGCGGGAGAGCGTCCGTCAGGTTGACCTTGACTTCCGGCGAGCTATCACGCTTAACCagctccttggtctcctccGTCTCAATGGAATCTACCAGACTGATGTAGAAAGGCGTTGCCTCACCTGCCTTCTCCTTCGATTTGATATCGTCAGTCGTGTTGCCCAAGAACCACATCTCCTGAAAGTTTGGCTGGTCAGGGCTGGGTTCAAAGTCGGATGTCTGTCGCTCTCGGATCAAGCTGCTCGCACGCGCCGCGATCCCCATACTTCGGCGGTGCTTGAGTGAAGGGGGGTCTCCGTTAGGAACCTTCCACTCATTGCGTGTACTGTTGTCCCACTGGATCTGCATCATGATGGTCGGCTGGGTAGGCTTGTAAGGGGCAACCGACTTGTGCTGCTCCTTTGGGAGAGCACAGCTCCACATGGTCGAGGGCTCAGTGCAGCCAGACTTGGCCACAACGTTGTCTGGTCCAACCACCGTCAGACCTCCTGTGGGCATGGGAGGGAAATCTGTCAGGTTGACCCAAATCGAGGGGAGTTCCTTCTTGTGATGGGGGCGGCTCAAAACGACTCCCAGTGTGATGGCCAGAATCATCAGAGCAATGACGACTCCAACCACAATCATCCAAACTCGTCGACGTTTGCGTCCCTCCCGACCAGTTCGACCAAAGCAGCCCTCCTTGGGGATACATCCCCTACCCCTCCAGAAGCCACCCAAGCGTCGGGCTaccacctcctccttctcgtgTCGACGTCGTGTGCGCTCAACCTTGGTCATTTCCCCCCCATCAGCGAGCGAGTGTTCTTGGGGTACAAAGGTTCCAATTGGCCGTGTTGGGAGCGGCATCTGCGAGAGTCGAATATTGTCCCGGATGTTCTCGCGGGGAGCAGGCGTCAATGGGACTTCTTGCAAACGAGTACCCCTTTGAGAAGACATGGTTGAGGCAAGACCGGGAGACATGGGCCCAGGGGACGTAGGTCCGGGGGATGGTGGGAACTGGGTCTGAAGAGCATGTCCAGGTGGCAGTACAGCTGCGTACTTGATCGGCGTGCCTTCAGTCTTCTTTGGCGGAGGCGAGTATGGGGGTGGCTGCTCAGAGATAACCTCTGACGTGATGACAATCCGCGGCTTCACAATGCTCGAGGTTGCGTTGGGGACTGGAGATGACCGAGCGGTTGAAGGGCCAGAAGAAGACTCGGCTATGCTTTCGATACGAGGCGAGGGTGTTCGACGTGGTATAggctccttgacgatgggTGTCTGGAACGGACCAAGCAGCAGGTTCGGTGTGAGGTACAGGTTTGGGTTCGAATTCGGGTTTTGGGTTTGTTTCGGCTGGGGCTTGTCCTCAACCTTATTCCACCACTCGTCAATGCGACTATCTTTGGGTGATTCAAAGGTCTGCTTCAAAGCGGTCGTGAAGGTGAGCCTCTTGTCCATGAAGGGAGTGACAACATGATGATCCCACCACCCGCGAGTCTTTGAACCAGCGCTGTCGGGTGTCACCCCTGGTGACTTGGCCTTCAACTGTTTCTGTGGGCTTGAGGTTCCATCCTCTTCAAAGAGGGTACAGGGGGTACCGCTATCCGATTCCTCGGGAGCGTTACCGCCCATGTCGATGCTAACATGCCGATTGTTTTGTGCCTTCTTGAAGTTTTCTGGAACCGCTGGTACTGGAGGAGCGTCGCTATCGGGGGGGACTGGGAATTGCGAATAGATGCTCGAAGCATAGCGGATCGTGCTGAACGATGAGGCAGTATCGGGAGTATCAGGCGACCATACTGACTTTTGTTGGGCAGGAGTCGGCAATGGCTTGGAAGtaggagcaggagcagcgAGGTGGCCAGGCGCTGGTTGTTGCTGAGGAGGTTCGGGGTGAGGAGTCTCGATAGGGGTCGGCGAAGTATTGTAGCCTCCCACGGAACCATTCGCCTCTTCAGACGAAAGAGAAATGCCAATCACGATGGGTCGGTCATCTGGTGAGAGCTTTTGATCCAAAGTTCGTCCTGACTGGGCCGATAGTAGTTGAGGCGAGGCGGTCGCTGGGCTTTGATCCTTGCCCCTCTTGAACCAGTTCCAGTTTCCTACTGAAGCCGAGTTTGGCTCTCCTTCCAGAGCCCTCAGGGCAGCAGCATCGACGAACCTCCCAGTACGGCCCACTGGTGTGTGTCTGGTATGGCCGAAGTTGGTCTGGCGTCGGAAAGTAGACATGTCTGTAATGAGCTTGATACCTGCCTTGGCATTTTGGGCCTTCTGGCGTTGTCGAGACTTGACTCGTATGGCTCTAGCAGCGGAGACTCTCGATGATCGTTGTCCGTAAAGCTTGGAAGTTCGAGATGATACGCGATGCGCCGGGGTGAAGTCGGTCGAGGCCTGCTCGCCGGTGTGGGTTGGCGCGGCGTGGTCATCGTCCTCCCAGTCTTCCCAGTCCTCCTGTACTCGCGGTTGGGCTGCTGTATAGGGAGGAGGGTAAGGTGGGAGTTGAGGCTGTGCGGAATAGTTCATGGTGTGATATCGAAGTGTATTAGATGGAAATAGAAAGGAAAGAGAGTCGAAGGAAAGAAAGGGAGCAGCAACAGGTCATCAAACATGCAAGACTGGCTCTCGAGCGTTGACAATGATCATGTGTTTTGTTGTTAAAGGACGTCAACAACGCGGTCGGTCGAACGGTAAGTCGTGGCGCAAAACGAGACAGATGATGCAGACAGAGCGATCAACAAAGAATGGATATCCCGAACAGATCAATGAGGGGGGTGACAGACAATCAGTGAGGTATTGTTCAGAACAAAGGAAAGGAACTTGACCAAGGAAATAGATGAAAAGGGAATAGTTTGCCCGTGGCCAAAAGACTGACAATGAGCAGtgagaaagaaggaaaaggtcaAAGGTCAGATTCTAAAGAAAAACAATGGGCAACGCTACGTGAATAGGGAAGTTGGGCGAATGTGAGGATGCGGCCGATACCACCACCGCCCGCCACTGCATACTACACTGTCGGCCTGGGACAGAAGACCCGCCAGAAATGGGCAGGACCAAGGGCGCAAGCCCTTTTGATTGGGCTAGCCCAAGAGACTTGCATCGATTCGCAACATGGCTAAATAAAGCCTCTTGAAGCCCAGACGTTAAACAACGGCTCATAGGCGGGGGGTTGAATGAGCTGGCGCAACCAGATGTGTGGAATAGCCGCCCAGCTTCTGGGGTTCGGGGCTGTGATTGGCCAGGACTAAGCGCCGACGTATGCTGTGCGTGATTGGATGCTTGTCGCGGGTCGATGGATTGGCGACCGCATCCCCAGCATCCAACGCCGAACCAGAGTGCGAGAGACAGGGACCAGGGGAGATTGCTCATCAAACGGAGGAGGAATGTCTCTGATGGTGTTGCAGACGAGAGCTCGATTGGTGCATGTCGCGATGATTCGGATCCGGATGCTCCCATCCGGCAGCCGTTGATCTGTTGGCAGTCCCTGGTAGGTAGGTCGTAGGCGTCAGGTGAGTGCTGGAGGATCATTTCTCCTGCCTGTATGCAGGTGTAGTAGTATTTGAATGCGGCCGCTTGGCCAATTCGCCGTGAGTCTTTGACGAATTCCGACACGAATCT
Protein-coding sequences here:
- a CDS encoding TRNA N6-adenosine threonylcarbamoyltransferase, mitochondrial, with amino-acid sequence MHSLLQCSRRRLPIVAATQRRSRSLVTLAIETSCDDTGVAILRHTPKSTELLFNERISSDNRAFKGIHPLVAVKGHSSALAPLVRRALDALPDDVGDGRYCTAPGGARKQIPDFVSVTRGPGMRSNLGIGLDMAKGLAVAWGVPLVGVHHMQAHALTPRLARALGMSMGEKQTEEGTRSGPEFPFLSLLVSGGHTQLVYSSGLTDHAILATSGDIAVGNLLDQTARDILPADVFDSSDHVMYGRLLEAFAFPPGEDMESAYESVFTPPASRAAEMEPPPSGYDWVVPTPFRQSRKLAFSFSSIYTHVHNIATESGSSMSVVERQTLAQHTMMAAFTHLAGRLCVALEDRPELCEAKTLVVAGGVASNRFLMHVLRRMLAVRGFGHLQIVAPPVELCTDNAAMIAWTGMEMFQAGWESEVNITGIGKWPMDPEHGEGILGVDGWVRRES
- a CDS encoding TRNA N6-adenosine threonylcarbamoyltransferase, mitochondrial; protein product: MNYSAQPQLPPYPPPYTAAQPRVQEDWEDWEDDDHAAPTHTGEQASTDFTPAHRVSSRTSKLYGQRSSRVSAARAIRVKSRQRQKAQNAKAGIKLITDMSTFRRQTNFGHTRHTPVGRTGRFVDAAALRALEGEPNSASVGNWNWFKRGKDQSPATASPQLLSAQSGRTLDQKLSPDDRPIVIGISLSSEEANGSVGGYNTSPTPIETPHPEPPQQQPAPGHLAAPAPTSKPLPTPAQQKSVWSPDTPDTASSFSTIRYASSIYSQFPVPPDSDAPPVPAVPENFKKAQNNRHVSIDMGGNAPEESDSGTPCTLFEEDGTSSPQKQLKAKSPGVTPDSAGSKTRGWWDHHVVTPFMDKRLTFTTALKQTFESPKDSRIDEWWNKVEDKPQPKQTQNPNSNPNLYLTPNLLLGPFQTPIVKEPIPRRTPSPRIESIAESSSGPSTARSSPVPNATSSIVKPRIVITSEVISEQPPPYSPPPKKTEGTPIKYAAVLPPGHALQTQFPPSPGPTSPGPMSPGLASTMSSQRGTRLQEVPLTPAPRENIRDNIRLSQMPLPTRPIGTFVPQEHSLADGGEMTKVERTRRRHEKEEVVARRLGGFWRGRGCIPKEGCFGRTGREGRKRRRVWMIVVGVVIALMILAITLGVVLSRPHHKKELPSIWVNLTDFPPMPTGGLTVVGPDNVVAKSGCTEPSTMWSCALPKEQHKSVAPYKPTQPTIMMQIQWDNSTRNEWKVPNGDPPSLKHRRSMGIAARASSLIRERQTSDFEPSPDQPNFQEMWFLGNTTDDIKSKEKAGEATPFYISLVDSIETEETKELVKRDSSPEVKVNLTDALPPPELDEDGKPKPAVLLPKPVQQPVRLYDRGLPTEHYGFYTYFKRTIYLKSVTVLNKTDEGDIPLDEDGGCGETEADFLTTWSETRLLVQIWTRKLASNTSSLLEPKGMGSIDGSKELIRPGTMPYPVTVTMDTHGGDRGKKFVWAWPINNRQQVDEDNPKLLANNIAYGGTWINKRSDGDEKFGGFDGGTGGCKCQWVNWV